A single window of Oceanococcus atlanticus DNA harbors:
- a CDS encoding DUF4412 domain-containing protein, giving the protein MNLSRLLLAPALLASSATALAAGTLSYASPENEGHQQLEIGASAVRMSQQGQPQWLLYQDADKTLYIVDDTQRSYNRVTEQAAEALAKQVAALQKQIEQQLAMLPPEQRDMMKGMLPQVPDMSKRNFRVEKTQGTRKVGDYTCQPVTVYDNDKASEELCLADVSAVGLKAADLKLLKRMGETMSAMASQFGAGSMAAVLDQMDGVPVEHRAPGAQQAKATLVKVDTAAPDAARLSLPEGYSERPLFPGMN; this is encoded by the coding sequence ATGAATCTGTCCCGTCTTTTGCTCGCGCCAGCCTTGCTGGCATCCAGCGCTACGGCGCTCGCGGCCGGTACGCTGTCCTATGCCAGCCCGGAAAATGAGGGGCATCAACAGCTGGAGATCGGGGCCAGTGCGGTGCGCATGTCACAGCAGGGCCAGCCGCAGTGGCTGCTGTATCAGGATGCCGACAAGACTCTGTACATCGTTGATGACACGCAGCGCAGCTACAACCGGGTCACCGAACAGGCGGCTGAAGCCCTGGCCAAGCAGGTTGCCGCGTTGCAGAAACAGATCGAGCAGCAGCTCGCCATGCTGCCGCCGGAACAGCGCGACATGATGAAAGGCATGCTGCCGCAGGTGCCGGATATGTCCAAACGCAACTTCCGCGTTGAGAAAACGCAGGGCACCCGTAAGGTCGGCGATTACACCTGCCAGCCGGTGACCGTTTATGACAACGACAAGGCCAGCGAGGAGCTGTGTCTGGCCGATGTCAGCGCGGTGGGGCTTAAAGCCGCCGATCTCAAGTTGCTTAAGCGCATGGGCGAAACCATGAGCGCGATGGCCTCGCAGTTCGGGGCTGGCTCCATGGCCGCGGTGCTGGATCAGATGGATGGTGTGCCGGTTGAACATCGCGCGCCGGGCGCGCAGCAGGCCAAGGCCACCCTGGTCAAGGTCGACACCGCAGCGCCGGACGCTGCGCGTCTGAGTCTGCCAGAGGGCTACAGCGAACGACCGCTGTTCCCGGGGATGAATTGA
- a CDS encoding DUF480 domain-containing protein, whose product MSELTLTPVQARVIGALVEKSLSTPQYYPMTVNGLMAACNQKNCRHPVMSLREGEVGSALLDLLELDLVAEEVGARAPRWRHRFKHQFLLNETTLGVLVALMLRGPQTVAELRSNTSNLGGPFEPEAIAAALEDLADRGQPLVKRLGEGGHKGTRYAHLLCGEDAIVEPAASGGRGGEGSASRLDALEARVAELEAQIARLLEN is encoded by the coding sequence ATGAGCGAACTGACACTGACGCCGGTTCAGGCGCGGGTGATCGGCGCGCTGGTGGAGAAATCCCTGAGCACGCCGCAGTACTACCCGATGACGGTGAACGGCCTGATGGCCGCGTGCAATCAGAAAAATTGCCGTCATCCGGTGATGAGCCTGCGTGAAGGTGAAGTCGGCTCGGCCTTGCTTGATCTGCTCGAACTGGACTTGGTGGCCGAGGAGGTCGGGGCGCGCGCGCCGCGCTGGCGGCATCGTTTCAAACATCAGTTTTTGCTCAATGAAACCACCCTCGGTGTGCTGGTCGCGCTGATGTTGCGTGGGCCTCAGACCGTTGCCGAACTGCGTTCCAACACCTCCAATCTGGGCGGGCCGTTCGAGCCTGAGGCCATCGCGGCCGCGCTGGAAGATCTGGCGGACCGCGGCCAGCCGCTGGTCAAACGTTTGGGTGAGGGCGGGCACAAAGGCACCCGTTATGCCCATTTGCTGTGCGGCGAGGATGCAATCGTCGAGCCGGCCGCAAGTGGCGGGCGAGGTGGTGAGGGCAGTGCATCACGTCTGGATGCACTGGAAGCTCGGGTGGCCGAGCTGGAGGCGCAGATCGCGCGCCTGCTGGAGAACTGA
- a CDS encoding peptidylprolyl isomerase — translation MPTATARHILVASEEQCNDLKQRIAGGEDFAAIAKEHSTCPSGRSGGDLGSFSQGMMVPEFDQVVFRDELNTVHGPIKTQFGYHLLEITSRNA, via the coding sequence ATGCCGACCGCAACGGCCCGTCACATCCTCGTTGCCAGCGAAGAGCAGTGCAACGACCTCAAACAGCGCATCGCCGGCGGCGAAGATTTCGCTGCGATCGCCAAAGAACATTCGACCTGCCCCTCCGGCCGTTCCGGTGGTGATCTGGGCAGCTTCAGCCAGGGCATGATGGTGCCGGAGTTCGACCAGGTGGTTTTCCGCGATGAGCTGAACACCGTGCACGGCCCGATCAAGACCCAGTTCGGCTATCACCTGCTGGAAATCACCAGCCGCAACGCCTGA
- a CDS encoding SlyX family protein, with product MNQADLSDQLVDLQARVAHQDDTVLKLNDIVASQQHEITELTKAVKKLARQLQSLRDVGGGGGGEAADERPPHY from the coding sequence ATGAATCAAGCCGATCTTTCAGACCAGCTGGTTGATCTGCAAGCCCGTGTCGCCCATCAGGACGACACGGTGCTGAAACTCAATGACATCGTCGCCAGCCAGCAGCACGAAATTACCGAACTGACCAAGGCGGTCAAGAAGCTCGCCCGCCAGCTTCAATCACTGCGTGATGTGGGTGGTGGCGGCGGTGGCGAAGCCGCCGACGAAAGGCCGCCGCACTACTGA